A stretch of DNA from Spirochaeta cellobiosiphila DSM 17781:
GGAATTCATCATCTAAAGATTGATGTCTCCTCCTATAATCCCCCCATTATTAATAGGAGTAATTTGTAGAATTATCTAAAACCATTCTAGGGGTAATGCCGCCCAAAGACGAATGAGGTCTTTCATTATTGTATATCCACATCCCTCTTGTCGCAAGTTCTTGTGCATGATAGATAGATTTGAAGATATTCAACTCTAGCCATTCATGTCTAGCAGTTCTATTAA
This window harbors:
- a CDS encoding integrase core domain-containing protein, producing the protein NRTARHEWLELNIFKSIYHAQELATRGMWIYNNERPHSSLGGITPRMVLDNSTNYSY